A section of the Rummeliibacillus pycnus genome encodes:
- a CDS encoding short-chain fatty acid transporter has translation MKVLTRWSNALMEKYLPDPYVFVAILTALVLILGLIFTDSTPMNMVSYWGDGFWGLLAFTMQMVVVLAAGHVLANSPFFKKILSNMASKVKTPARAIIIVSFISIIACWINWGFGLVIGALFAKEIARKVPKIDYRLLIASAYSGFIVWHGGLAGSIPLSIATEGHPFAEKMGVIPTTETIFSPYNLFIVIMIFLTLPFFNRWMMPKEEETVVVNPELLNDDVEVDEYTIQQKNSFSNRSETSVILTVFIGALGLIYLIWHFATRGFDLNLNVVNMIFVVLGIILHRTPRKFLAAVNQAIKTTGGIVFQFPFYAGIMGMMTASGLAAVISEWFIRISNETTFPLFTFFAAGIVNIFVPSGGGQWAVQAPIMLDAAHVLGVDYAKTAMAIAWGDAWTNMIQPFWALPALAIAGLKAKDIMGFCVFVLIFTGIIISLGFLLF, from the coding sequence TTGAAAGTTTTGACAAGATGGTCTAATGCATTAATGGAAAAGTATTTACCAGATCCATATGTTTTTGTTGCTATTTTAACTGCACTTGTTTTAATACTTGGACTTATATTTACAGATTCTACTCCTATGAATATGGTTTCTTATTGGGGAGATGGTTTTTGGGGATTATTGGCATTCACTATGCAAATGGTAGTGGTTTTAGCTGCAGGGCATGTATTAGCAAATAGCCCATTCTTCAAAAAAATTCTTAGTAATATGGCATCTAAAGTTAAAACACCTGCTCGTGCTATTATTATTGTTAGCTTTATCTCTATAATAGCTTGTTGGATTAATTGGGGTTTTGGCCTCGTAATCGGAGCACTGTTTGCAAAGGAAATTGCTCGTAAAGTTCCTAAGATAGATTACAGATTATTAATTGCAAGTGCATATTCTGGTTTTATCGTTTGGCATGGAGGCCTTGCAGGTTCCATACCGCTATCAATTGCAACAGAAGGTCATCCATTTGCTGAAAAAATGGGGGTTATTCCTACTACCGAGACGATATTTTCACCTTATAACTTATTCATTGTTATTATGATCTTCCTTACATTACCATTCTTTAATCGTTGGATGATGCCGAAAGAAGAAGAGACCGTTGTTGTAAATCCTGAACTTTTAAACGATGACGTCGAAGTAGATGAATATACGATCCAACAGAAAAATAGTTTTTCGAATCGCTCTGAAACGAGTGTAATTCTAACTGTGTTTATAGGTGCTTTAGGATTAATTTACCTTATTTGGCACTTTGCAACGAGAGGCTTTGATCTCAATTTAAATGTAGTGAATATGATTTTTGTAGTTTTAGGAATTATCTTGCATAGAACACCTAGAAAATTTCTTGCGGCAGTAAATCAGGCGATTAAAACTACTGGTGGCATTGTTTTTCAATTTCCTTTTTATGCAGGTATTATGGGAATGATGACTGCATCAGGTTTGGCAGCCGTTATTTCAGAATGGTTTATTCGTATTTCAAATGAAACTACTTTTCCATTATTTACGTTTTTTGCAGCTGGTATTGTCAACATTTTTGTTCCATCGGGAGGGGGACAGTGGGCTGTTCAAGCACCGATTATGCTAGACGCAGCGCATGTACTTGGTGTTGATTATGCAAAAACAGCAATGGCTATTGCATGGGGAGATGCGTGGACAAATATGATTCAGCCGTTCTGGGCATTACCGGCACTTGCAATTGCAGGTTTGAAAGCAAAAGATATTATGGGCTTCTGTGTTTTTGTTCTGATCTTTACTGGTATTATTATAAGTTTAGGATTTCTGCTATTTTAA
- a CDS encoding cold-shock protein, with protein MKQGTVKWFNAEKGFGFIEVQGEDDVFVHFSAIQGEGFKTLEEGQKVEFEVVEGNRGPQAANVTKF; from the coding sequence ATGAAACAAGGTACAGTAAAATGGTTTAACGCAGAAAAAGGCTTCGGTTTTATCGAAGTACAAGGTGAAGATGACGTATTCGTACACTTCAGCGCAATCCAAGGTGAAGGCTTCAAAACTCTTGAAGAAGGCCAAAAAGTTGAATTCGAAGTTGTTGAAGGTAACCGCGGACCACAAGCAGCAAACGTTACTAAATTCTAA
- a CDS encoding cold-shock protein encodes MKQGTVKWFNSEKGFGFIEVEGENDVFVHFSAIQGEGFKTLDEGQKVEFEVVEGNRGPQAANVTKL; translated from the coding sequence ATGAAACAAGGTACAGTAAAATGGTTTAACTCAGAAAAAGGCTTCGGTTTTATCGAAGTAGAAGGCGAAAACGATGTATTCGTACACTTCAGCGCAATCCAAGGCGAAGGCTTCAAAACTCTTGACGAAGGTCAAAAAGTAGAATTTGAAGTTGTTGAAGGTAACCGCGGACCACAAGCAGCAAACGTTACTAAACTTTAA
- a CDS encoding DUF1033 family protein: MFKIIYIKADYEPWWQFEGWEENIVEEKVFDNKEEARIFLDATLKKFEEKYMYHAHKKERFWAFWSDDEIQFCEACDDDIQTYHGIIWTENN, translated from the coding sequence ATGTTTAAGATTATTTATATAAAAGCAGATTATGAACCTTGGTGGCAATTTGAGGGTTGGGAAGAGAATATTGTAGAGGAAAAAGTTTTTGACAATAAAGAGGAAGCAAGAATTTTTTTAGATGCAACTTTAAAAAAGTTTGAAGAAAAATATATGTATCATGCACATAAAAAGGAACGTTTTTGGGCGTTTTGGTCTGATGATGAAATTCAATTTTGTGAAGCATGTGATGATGATATTCAGACCTATCATGGAATCATTTGGACAGAAAATAATTGA
- a CDS encoding globin-coupled sensor protein, with amino-acid sequence MFTSIRPKLEMNQLLERGTDISIEGRFKETLAFNHFTQKDEQTLKELYKKLEACTPSMKEIFISYLKEISPNKQNPIDEKYIERYLHTFFNTARNEKYVDEIVNFFYLFRHHKYEPGKTIVLFNQFAFYITTHILYNFGFKPAKAFDFMRSFQSAVNIDQELLFEVATERMVEHSVTEVSSLMDTASQIMFMKDLVLNLDRQSEEIQSSTAATEQITASISEVAKNSNRISEKTSESVKNATNSKNTISFALNEIFKTGETFTSIVHSFDELQKRVNEIENVVTLIKGIADQTNLLALNASIEAARAGEHGKGFAVVAHEVRKLAENTVSALSEVSSNVQHLKEYSETVATSITETTSIIKEATGEAKNSLPLLTQIVETIEDINTDVTNTAAISEEQAAAADEVANRMVQITDLQENIRELAHNTSSGIHQLGNQINHYRLSLIDDNNVQLSSLALLQLSKADHILWKWRIYNLFLGLEKISENEVSSHKECRLGKWYTSKKATNRFGNEPAFKELDHYHQEVHEQAKLAVQLFNNGQLHEAENALHNIEISSVKVLDTINKLVEKIEKERAIL; translated from the coding sequence ATGTTCACATCAATTAGGCCTAAATTAGAAATGAATCAACTTCTAGAAAGAGGTACTGATATTTCAATTGAAGGACGTTTTAAAGAAACGTTGGCATTTAATCACTTTACACAGAAAGACGAGCAAACTTTAAAAGAATTATACAAAAAACTAGAAGCTTGTACACCTTCAATGAAAGAGATTTTTATCTCCTATTTAAAAGAGATTTCTCCAAATAAACAAAACCCAATTGATGAAAAATATATAGAAAGATATTTACATACATTTTTCAATACTGCACGAAATGAAAAATATGTGGACGAAATTGTTAATTTCTTTTATTTATTTAGACATCATAAATATGAGCCTGGTAAAACAATTGTCTTATTTAATCAATTCGCATTTTATATTACTACTCATATATTGTATAACTTTGGCTTTAAACCTGCCAAAGCTTTTGACTTTATGCGTTCTTTCCAATCTGCTGTTAATATTGATCAAGAATTACTTTTTGAAGTTGCTACAGAACGTATGGTGGAACATTCAGTAACAGAAGTTTCTTCTTTAATGGACACAGCTTCTCAAATTATGTTTATGAAAGATTTAGTCCTTAACTTAGATCGTCAATCGGAGGAAATACAATCTTCCACAGCTGCAACAGAACAAATTACAGCTTCAATTAGTGAAGTTGCAAAAAATTCAAATCGAATCTCTGAAAAGACTTCTGAATCTGTAAAAAATGCAACTAATTCTAAAAATACAATTTCTTTTGCACTTAATGAGATTTTTAAAACAGGTGAAACATTTACCTCTATTGTGCACTCATTTGATGAATTGCAAAAAAGAGTTAATGAAATTGAAAACGTTGTTACTTTAATTAAAGGAATAGCTGATCAAACAAATCTACTTGCACTTAATGCTTCTATAGAGGCTGCAAGAGCTGGTGAACATGGTAAGGGATTTGCTGTAGTTGCACATGAAGTTCGAAAACTTGCAGAAAATACTGTCTCAGCTTTAAGTGAAGTCTCTTCTAATGTTCAACATTTAAAAGAGTACTCTGAAACCGTTGCGACTTCCATTACAGAAACAACATCTATTATTAAAGAAGCAACAGGAGAAGCAAAAAACTCTTTACCTCTTTTGACTCAAATTGTTGAAACAATTGAAGACATTAATACGGATGTAACAAATACGGCTGCTATCTCAGAAGAACAAGCTGCTGCCGCTGATGAAGTTGCAAATCGGATGGTTCAGATAACTGATTTACAAGAAAATATTAGAGAGTTAGCTCATAATACTTCATCTGGCATTCACCAATTAGGTAATCAAATTAATCATTACAGATTAAGTCTTATTGATGATAATAATGTTCAGCTATCTAGCCTTGCCTTACTACAATTATCAAAGGCTGATCACATTTTATGGAAATGGCGTATTTACAATCTGTTCTTAGGCTTAGAGAAAATTTCTGAAAATGAAGTTTCCTCTCATAAAGAATGTCGTTTAGGCAAATGGTACACTTCGAAAAAAGCAACAAATCGATTTGGAAATGAACCCGCATTTAAAGAACTTGATCATTATCATCAAGAAGTTCATGAACAAGCTAAATTAGCAGTTCAACTATTTAATAATGGTCAATTACATGAAGCAGAAAATGCATTACACAATATTGAAATTTCATCCGTTAAAGTATTAGATACTATAAATAAACTAGTCGAAAAAATTGAAAAAGAACGAGCAATACTTTAA
- a CDS encoding 5-bromo-4-chloroindolyl phosphate hydrolysis family protein has product MLKFGQFIVRNFLNIFVMLTTWIISTWNFDVNFWIGFLLAIISYFPSNFIIKNIQKVRYLKKVGLTRSEYKHIESQLLEAQGELRNLNRNFTKVRSISTFKQLLEMNRLAKRIVNIVNKDPKKFYHVEQFFYAHLHSASELTEKYALLSSQPLKNSEVHLALQETRETLEDLNNIMQEDLHSVLATDIEELKLELDFAQLSTAQKQTSATMRGDSK; this is encoded by the coding sequence GTGCTCAAATTTGGACAATTTATCGTAAGAAACTTTCTAAATATATTCGTTATGCTTACCACATGGATCATCAGTACATGGAACTTTGACGTTAATTTTTGGATAGGTTTCTTATTAGCCATAATAAGTTATTTTCCATCTAACTTTATCATTAAGAACATCCAAAAAGTACGTTACTTAAAAAAAGTTGGACTAACTCGTTCAGAATATAAACATATTGAATCACAATTACTGGAAGCTCAAGGTGAATTAAGAAATTTAAATCGTAATTTCACAAAAGTTCGTTCAATATCAACATTTAAGCAGTTATTAGAAATGAATCGCTTAGCAAAACGAATTGTAAACATTGTAAACAAAGATCCCAAAAAATTTTATCATGTAGAACAATTTTTCTACGCTCATCTTCATTCTGCTAGTGAACTAACTGAGAAATATGCCCTTTTATCTTCTCAGCCACTTAAGAATTCTGAAGTTCACTTAGCTTTACAAGAAACCCGTGAAACTTTAGAAGATTTAAATAATATTATGCAAGAGGATCTACATTCAGTACTTGCTACAGATATTGAAGAACTAAAACTGGAGTTGGATTTTGCTCAGCTATCAACAGCCCAAAAACAAACTTCAGCCACTATGAGAGGAGACTCTAAATGA
- a CDS encoding toxic anion resistance protein produces the protein MTNSPSNSSKSIDDLLSNPFELQPETLQENTKPTEAKTLSVLERLPEEDQQKAKQLAEQIPVGNYESILTYGANAQNELSRFSHQMLDHVQRKDIGPVGDVLKDLMDKLNELDPEELQQGKKSGLRKLFSRVSRSLQELMTKYQKLSTQIDRIGIQLEHSKAGLVEDILMLDQLYEQNKTYFQALNVYIAAAELKKEEIVTKLLPALKQKAESSQDQMDVQELNDLSQFVERLEKRVYDLQLSRQITLQTAPQIRMIQQTNQTLAEKIQSSIMTAIPLWKNQIAIALTLNNQRKAVEAQKQVTKTTNDLLLKNSEMLKVNTIETAKENERGLVEIETLKKTQENLISTIEETLQIQADGRQKRKAAEIEIARMEEDLKQRLLAIHTKQQERSPY, from the coding sequence ATGACCAATTCACCTTCTAATTCATCTAAATCAATAGACGATTTACTTAGTAATCCATTTGAATTACAACCAGAAACACTTCAAGAAAATACTAAGCCAACTGAAGCAAAAACACTTTCAGTACTTGAACGCTTACCGGAGGAAGACCAACAAAAAGCCAAGCAGCTAGCCGAACAAATACCTGTGGGAAATTATGAATCGATTTTAACATATGGGGCAAATGCACAAAATGAATTATCCCGTTTCTCTCATCAAATGCTCGACCATGTACAAAGAAAAGATATAGGACCAGTAGGTGATGTACTAAAAGATTTAATGGACAAATTAAACGAACTTGACCCTGAAGAACTGCAACAAGGAAAAAAAAGTGGTCTTCGCAAATTATTCAGTCGAGTTTCTCGTTCTTTACAAGAACTGATGACAAAATATCAAAAGCTTAGCACCCAAATAGATCGAATTGGTATCCAACTAGAACACTCTAAAGCAGGATTAGTTGAAGACATTCTTATGTTAGATCAACTCTATGAGCAAAACAAAACATATTTTCAAGCTTTAAATGTATATATTGCTGCAGCTGAATTGAAAAAGGAAGAAATCGTTACAAAATTACTTCCTGCATTAAAACAAAAAGCAGAAAGCTCTCAAGATCAAATGGATGTACAAGAATTAAACGATTTATCTCAATTTGTTGAACGGCTTGAGAAGCGAGTTTATGATTTACAATTATCACGTCAAATCACATTACAAACTGCACCACAAATTCGTATGATTCAACAAACAAATCAAACATTAGCAGAAAAAATCCAATCTTCTATTATGACAGCCATTCCTTTATGGAAGAATCAAATTGCTATTGCTTTAACCTTAAATAATCAACGGAAAGCTGTAGAAGCACAAAAACAAGTCACAAAAACAACTAATGACTTACTTCTAAAAAACTCAGAAATGTTAAAAGTAAATACAATTGAAACTGCTAAGGAAAATGAACGAGGTCTAGTGGAAATTGAAACATTAAAGAAAACTCAAGAAAATTTAATTTCTACAATTGAAGAGACATTGCAAATCCAAGCAGACGGACGTCAAAAGCGCAAAGCAGCAGAAATTGAAATTGCTCGGATGGAAGAAGATTTAAAACAACGATTACTTGCTATTCATACAAAACAACAAGAAAGATCGCCTTACTAA
- a CDS encoding vWA domain-containing protein: MAELSRFIQFNNEQIDPRLILHYEQLAKALSNSPDLSLTERQLIELKPQEHQIAISVFWQHRNDEIMHLGRLSDIYLLTLGYWQEFSVKDWLTFEEEIQVHPLRNLFRQLILLVEEFRLMDIVLKKRPGTTKAFKIRRNAYIDSHKHRFEVNSQKGFIADAFVNYLFLAAHDGMMKLPQNEVAEKFEPALLPFQQIYDVNSTLDSINLIFRVMAYIEESIKKDLMLNYYALLDSIPEAAKFHEHKGVKGQECGNQKESKETIEQLFRTWHRETKEETGVHLRYELERGNAGKAISLEAEEGQDGNNISEEGTGGASNTNATVQRAQMNEAKKIPRGKRKAGQEYGEQNVNVVFEEKRIEETKDLQVLTTLARWRSEQAPSVKALTTEFRKRITQKEIAKREHLSKGRLDSSKLVHFLLEDHPKPFYQKNAPAKPLDAVFGLLIDGSASMMDKMDETKKAVLLFHDVLRQMNIPHEMVSFYEDAYEATSEVQPNTFEWLHKLDDGHTDSGTAIMSLSAHEDNRDGFAIRWMTKRLNDRSEKHRFLLVFSDGEPSAFDYAQNGIKDTAEAVLEAEKENIQILHLFLNTEMPNEEQLQLFHKIYGTHTVAADSVEKFTDVTIRLLRKMITLVIQSQ; encoded by the coding sequence TTGGCCGAACTAAGTCGATTTATCCAATTTAATAATGAACAAATTGATCCTAGATTAATACTTCATTATGAGCAACTTGCAAAAGCACTCTCGAATTCTCCAGATCTATCCTTAACCGAACGTCAATTAATTGAATTGAAACCACAGGAGCATCAAATAGCAATAAGTGTTTTTTGGCAACATCGCAATGATGAAATTATGCATTTAGGGCGACTTTCCGATATCTATTTACTCACTCTTGGTTATTGGCAAGAGTTTTCAGTCAAAGATTGGCTTACTTTTGAAGAGGAAATCCAAGTTCATCCATTGAGAAACCTATTCAGGCAGCTCATTCTACTAGTTGAAGAATTTCGACTAATGGACATTGTTTTAAAAAAACGTCCAGGCACAACGAAAGCATTTAAAATTAGAAGAAATGCGTATATTGATTCTCATAAACACCGATTTGAAGTCAATTCTCAAAAAGGTTTTATAGCAGACGCTTTCGTTAATTATCTCTTTTTAGCAGCTCATGATGGGATGATGAAGTTACCTCAAAATGAAGTAGCAGAAAAATTTGAACCTGCATTGCTACCTTTTCAACAAATTTACGATGTGAACTCAACACTGGATAGCATAAATTTAATTTTTCGAGTAATGGCATACATTGAGGAAAGTATTAAAAAAGATTTGATGCTAAATTATTATGCTTTGTTAGATTCAATCCCAGAAGCTGCAAAATTCCATGAACACAAAGGGGTAAAAGGTCAAGAATGTGGCAATCAGAAAGAATCAAAAGAAACGATTGAGCAATTGTTTCGAACGTGGCATAGAGAAACAAAGGAAGAAACAGGTGTACATTTGCGTTATGAATTAGAACGTGGAAACGCAGGAAAAGCGATAAGTTTAGAAGCAGAAGAAGGACAAGATGGTAATAATATATCCGAAGAAGGAACGGGTGGGGCTTCTAATACAAATGCAACTGTACAAAGAGCTCAAATGAATGAAGCTAAAAAAATTCCTCGCGGTAAACGGAAGGCAGGGCAAGAATATGGTGAACAAAATGTAAATGTTGTATTTGAAGAAAAAAGAATTGAAGAGACAAAAGATTTACAAGTTCTTACTACATTGGCAAGATGGCGTTCAGAACAAGCACCAAGTGTAAAAGCATTAACAACAGAATTTCGTAAAAGAATTACCCAGAAGGAAATAGCTAAAAGAGAGCACCTGTCGAAAGGGCGATTAGACTCCTCAAAATTAGTCCATTTTTTATTAGAAGATCATCCAAAACCTTTTTATCAAAAAAATGCTCCTGCAAAACCATTGGATGCAGTTTTTGGATTACTTATTGATGGCTCAGCATCTATGATGGATAAAATGGATGAAACCAAAAAGGCTGTCTTATTATTCCACGATGTTTTACGACAAATGAATATCCCACATGAAATGGTTTCTTTTTACGAGGATGCTTATGAAGCAACATCGGAAGTTCAACCAAATACTTTTGAATGGTTGCATAAATTGGATGATGGTCATACAGATAGTGGCACAGCAATTATGTCTCTATCCGCACATGAAGATAATCGTGATGGATTTGCCATTCGCTGGATGACCAAACGATTAAACGATCGTAGTGAAAAACATCGCTTTTTACTTGTATTTTCTGATGGGGAGCCATCTGCATTTGATTATGCGCAAAATGGTATAAAAGACACTGCAGAAGCCGTCCTAGAAGCTGAGAAAGAGAACATTCAAATACTGCATCTATTTTTAAATACAGAGATGCCAAATGAAGAACAGCTACAACTTTTCCATAAGATTTATGGCACACATACAGTAGCTGCAGATAGTGTGGAAAAATTTACGGATGTTACAATAAGACTTTTGAGAAAGATGATCACTCTCGTTATTCAAAGCCAATAA
- a CDS encoding AAA family ATPase yields MQQIIQHEQEIRKNRNHTNEDLRLIGDGGYISPNEYLWDDVLLSVTLKKPVLLKGPAGSGKTKMAESLSQFFNQPMHSINCSVDLDAESLLGFKTIVQKNGQTIIEFEEGPVVKAMKQGHLLYIDEINMAKAETLPILHSVLDYRRMLTNPFTGEVIQAHPDFSVVAAINEGYIGTAPMNEALKNRFVSFSIPYLNGEQLKELWEKRFPNLSNVLATLMLNLAEDLKQQVINGLLSEEAASIRSLLDATELAQFMDPLRAIRYAIAEKLDDQSEKDLVIELANTWMK; encoded by the coding sequence ATGCAACAAATTATTCAACATGAGCAAGAAATCCGTAAAAATCGCAACCATACCAATGAAGATTTACGTTTGATAGGGGATGGCGGTTATATTTCTCCGAATGAGTACCTATGGGATGATGTTTTACTAAGTGTAACACTAAAAAAACCTGTGTTATTAAAGGGACCAGCAGGTTCTGGTAAAACAAAAATGGCGGAATCATTATCTCAATTTTTTAATCAACCAATGCACAGTATTAATTGTTCGGTGGATTTGGATGCTGAAAGCTTACTAGGATTTAAAACAATTGTACAAAAAAATGGACAAACAATCATAGAATTTGAAGAAGGCCCCGTTGTAAAGGCGATGAAACAAGGGCATTTGCTTTACATCGATGAAATAAATATGGCAAAAGCTGAAACTTTACCGATTTTACATAGTGTTTTGGACTATCGTAGAATGCTAACGAATCCTTTTACTGGTGAAGTTATTCAAGCACATCCTGATTTTAGTGTTGTTGCAGCAATCAATGAAGGTTATATTGGAACAGCACCAATGAATGAAGCATTAAAAAATCGCTTCGTTTCTTTTAGTATTCCATATTTGAATGGTGAACAGCTAAAAGAATTATGGGAAAAGAGATTTCCGAATTTATCAAATGTTTTGGCAACACTTATGTTGAATCTTGCAGAAGATTTAAAACAACAAGTTATTAACGGTCTATTAAGTGAAGAAGCTGCTTCTATTCGAAGCTTACTTGATGCTACAGAATTAGCACAATTTATGGATCCTCTTAGAGCAATCCGATATGCTATTGCAGAAAAATTAGATGACCAAAGTGAAAAAGATTTAGTTATTGAATTAGCAAATACATGGATGAAATGA
- a CDS encoding DUF6501 family protein, translating into MIHLNWKEAPTIKKVTCKHTDAKKYLVSNVLTVGKEYEVKNETEEFYFVIDNTGHVGGYYKNYFE; encoded by the coding sequence ATGATTCATTTAAATTGGAAAGAAGCACCAACAATCAAAAAAGTCACTTGTAAACATACAGATGCAAAAAAATATTTAGTATCAAATGTTCTGACAGTTGGAAAAGAATATGAAGTAAAAAACGAAACAGAAGAATTTTATTTCGTTATCGATAATACAGGTCATGTTGGTGGCTATTACAAAAATTACTTCGAATAA
- a CDS encoding serine hydrolase — protein MTFQQFATQCHEIIGQYKDAKIGIAILDGKHTFYHQEKAIFRAASVMKIPILLTSYLTLSKALDTVAVLPEELIVEGAGVIPFLTGNLPFTYRNLMELMIIVSDNTASNALLKAISMEKVNQFMQDIGCEDSKIQRYFMDENAVLKGLDNVTTAKDMIMILQQIGEKNNFLNEKQQIDALRIMGNQQFREMLPSYTFDEEIHYYHKTGGLTGVDHDVAIIQYHEKQLYAVVLSQGWEDGFTGKKCIAEIGKAIAEYIKS, from the coding sequence ATGACGTTTCAACAATTTGCTACACAATGTCATGAGATAATTGGTCAATATAAGGATGCAAAGATAGGAATTGCAATTTTAGATGGGAAGCATACTTTTTATCACCAAGAAAAAGCAATCTTCCGAGCTGCAAGTGTTATGAAGATCCCCATTCTACTTACAAGCTACCTAACCCTTTCTAAAGCCCTTGATACAGTAGCTGTTTTACCAGAAGAACTAATAGTTGAAGGTGCTGGTGTCATACCATTCTTAACGGGCAATTTACCATTTACATACCGTAATTTAATGGAATTAATGATTATTGTTTCAGATAATACCGCATCAAACGCATTGTTAAAAGCAATTTCCATGGAAAAGGTTAATCAATTCATGCAAGATATTGGCTGTGAAGATAGTAAGATTCAACGATATTTTATGGATGAAAATGCTGTATTAAAAGGTTTAGACAATGTAACTACTGCAAAAGATATGATAATGATACTTCAACAAATAGGGGAAAAGAACAACTTTCTTAATGAAAAACAGCAAATAGATGCCCTCAGAATAATGGGAAACCAACAATTTCGAGAAATGTTACCTTCTTATACTTTTGATGAAGAAATTCATTATTATCATAAGACAGGCGGCTTAACAGGTGTTGATCATGATGTAGCAATCATTCAATATCATGAAAAACAACTATATGCTGTTGTTCTATCTCAAGGTTGGGAAGATGGTTTTACGGGAAAAAAATGTATAGCTGAAATTGGAAAAGCAATAGCAGAATATATTAAAAGTTAA